One window of Acidobacteriaceae bacterium genomic DNA carries:
- a CDS encoding universal stress protein, with protein MEPAPLQKQNPPATVFPEAAKQAVLQKLVVAYDFSTASETALRYAIEIARTFHSEIVLAHIETPGTLSEMMDEGVAKAKVEILAERHELDQLSTQLQSQGIKASYLIQSGSPTDLLVQLISERKPDLLLMGAYGYHAADRITLGSTAEYLLRSVSCPVLIVGPSVAQASAHGIRLSEIVYASTLPTSQGRAQELARDLARKFAMHIHVVHIEPYATRVIDGARLRELEMREEKIADNFRRQGIGSSWTLRFGSQQDHILEQAKAASADLLCFGIVHPATDPSQMGPLSAIIRAAKCPILTVPGAA; from the coding sequence ATGGAACCCGCACCCTTACAGAAGCAAAATCCACCCGCTACGGTATTTCCAGAAGCTGCAAAACAGGCAGTGCTTCAGAAGCTCGTCGTTGCCTACGATTTCTCGACCGCGTCCGAAACAGCTTTACGTTACGCAATTGAGATTGCCAGGACTTTTCACTCTGAGATCGTGCTCGCTCACATTGAAACCCCGGGAACGCTCAGCGAGATGATGGACGAGGGCGTTGCTAAGGCGAAGGTCGAGATACTGGCAGAGCGTCACGAGTTGGATCAGCTGTCGACCCAATTGCAGTCGCAAGGGATCAAGGCTTCATATCTCATCCAGAGTGGATCCCCTACGGATCTTTTGGTCCAATTAATATCCGAACGCAAGCCCGACCTCCTGTTAATGGGCGCTTATGGGTATCACGCGGCTGACCGCATCACGCTCGGATCGACTGCCGAGTATCTCCTGCGATCTGTCAGTTGCCCAGTCCTTATCGTCGGCCCATCGGTTGCGCAAGCTTCGGCACACGGGATAAGACTGTCCGAGATTGTGTATGCATCCACCCTGCCAACCAGTCAGGGACGAGCCCAGGAGCTCGCTCGCGATCTAGCCAGGAAATTTGCAATGCATATCCACGTCGTCCATATCGAGCCTTACGCAACACGTGTCATCGATGGCGCCAGGCTGCGCGAATTAGAGATGCGGGAGGAGAAGATTGCGGACAACTTCAGGCGCCAAGGGATCGGGTCCAGTTGGACTCTGCGATTCGGATCTCAGCAGGATCACATATTGGAACAGGCTAAAGCAGCTTCGGCTGACCTGCTGTGCTTTGGAATCGTGCATCCTGCAACTGATCCATCACAGATGGGACCATTGAGCGCGATTATTCGCGCGGCGAAGTGCCCAATTCTCACAGTGCCCGGGGCCGCCTAA